A portion of the Cervus elaphus chromosome X, mCerEla1.1, whole genome shotgun sequence genome contains these proteins:
- the CXHXorf58 gene encoding putative uncharacterized protein CXorf58 homolog isoform X7, translating to MGEKKFYHQIKEDERLFQKFKITDDKDIVTLKDYMQYSSHLDEIPASSGGRNNHWRRLSLENIPRTMIMYDIVDYAESGIISNRLKKEMKYLLQRPKTEEMHQHQLQIVSEVRSPLFLSSLQPLYRPYQQQSQIRHLGRRSKQALIKVEKMKRAYKMAKEKNASVGSEPKMDIPGAKQKETVVLSTPSFDIVKVKELLSDDELEKEEKELFAWCQDLFINNSPF from the exons ATGGGGGAAAAGAAATTTTATCATCAAATTAAGGAAGATGAACGTCTTTTCCAGAAGTTCAAAATAACTGATGACAAAGATATTGTCACCCTGAAAGATTACATGCAA TATTCCAGTCATCTGGATGAGATCCCTGCATCTTCTGGTGGCAGAAATAATCATTGGCGAAGATTAAGCCTCGAAAACATTCCCAGGACAATGATAATGTATGACATAGTTGATTATGCCGAGTCTGGAATAATCTCAAACCGTctaaaaaaagagatgaagtatCTATTACAAAGACCAAAAACAGAAGAGATGCATCAGCACCAGCTACAGATTGTTTCTGAAGTTAG GTCCCCTTTATTCTTATCAAGTCTTCAACCTTTATATCGGCCCTACCAACAGCAAAGTCAAATTAGACATCTGGGTCGTCGATCCAAACAAGCTctaataaaagttgaaaaaatgaagagagctTATAAGAtggctaaagaaaaaaatgcttctgTGGGGTCT GAACCAAAAATGGACATACCAGgtgcaaagcagaaagagacagtTGTCCTCTCCACCCCATCTTTTGACATTGTGAAAGTTAAAGAACTCCTGTCAGATGACGAattggaaaaagaggaaaaggaattaTTTGCCTGGTGTCAAGACTTGTTTATTAATAACTCTCCATTTTAA